Within the Myxococcota bacterium genome, the region TCGATGAATTCGTCGAGCTCGACGAGATACGCGGCGATGTCGCGCGGGATGTCGAAATTCATGGCGGGCCTCCCGGGATACGGCTGAGTTTGGCCGCCATCTTGCCACGATCCGGGAGCGGTTTTGGACCCCGGGCCGCCCCTTCGCGAGCGCGCCCGACGCGCTCGTGGTCACGGTCGAGCCGGCGGGCGGCCGCGCGCAGCCGACCACGCCGCCGGTGGTGGCCTGGCCGGCCGGCGCTCCCTAGCTCACGCGCGGCAGGACCTTGGTCCAGAACCGTTCGATCGACCGCAGCTGGATCGCGTTCGGAATCAGCGAGATGTAGTTCCAGGCGAAGATCCACTGGGTCGGCAGGCGCTTCTGCAGCGCCTCGAGCTGGCGAGTCACCGTGTCGGGCGAGCCTACCAGCGCCAGGCTGGTGGCGAAGAAGTCCTCGATCATCGGGCCGCCATCGGGATCGGCGAGCCCGTGGTAGAAGCCGAACGGCTCGAACCAGGCCGCGGCCACGAAGGTGCTCGACTGGCGCCAGAGCGCCTGCGCCTCTTCGTCGCTGTCGGCCACGATCACGTCGCGCAGCACCCCCACGCCTTCGCCCAGCGGCCGGCCCGAGACCTCGGCGTAGAGCTCGAACAGCGCGAGCTCGCGCTTGGGGTGGAGCGGCGGCAGGACCGCAGTGACTCCCTGCTCGGCGCACCAGCGGATGCTGCGCTCCGACGACGCGAAGGGCTGGAACAGCGGGGGGTGTGGCTTCTGCACGGGCTTGGGCACCACCGACACCGCCTTCACCACGCCGTCGCGCACGCCGCCGCCGTACTTGGCCGTGGCCTCGAGCGTCCAGGGTGTCTCGCCGGCCGGGACGCGCCAGAAACGGCCGTCGACTTCGAGAAAATCCTCGGTCCAGGCGCGCTTCACGATCTGGAAACACTCCTCGAACGCGAGGCGGTTCGCCTCGTCGATCGCGTCGTGCTGGTGCGGCAGCGCGCCGTGAATGCCGTGGGTCTGCTGGGCCATGATGTCGACCCAGCGGCGCTGGTAGCCGCGCGCGAAGCCGGCGTTCGCGCGCCCGCCGGTCATGCGGTCGAGCATGGCGATGTCTTCCGCGACGCGCAGCGGGTTCTGCGAGGGCAGCACGATGCCGAGCTGGCCCACGCGGATGCGCTTGGTCTGCAGCCCCACGAACAGGTCGAGCAGCA harbors:
- a CDS encoding LLM class flavin-dependent oxidoreductase: MKVSLFYLPTVGSRAEIEAGRVGLSGAAYDRMLRDLSEQARLGDDLGYDSISFTEHHFHVEGFELSNNPVLLDLFVGLQTKRIRVGQLGIVLPSQNPLRVAEDIAMLDRMTGGRANAGFARGYQRRWVDIMAQQTHGIHGALPHQHDAIDEANRLAFEECFQIVKRAWTEDFLEVDGRFWRVPAGETPWTLEATAKYGGGVRDGVVKAVSVVPKPVQKPHPPLFQPFASSERSIRWCAEQGVTAVLPPLHPKRELALFELYAEVSGRPLGEGVGVLRDVIVADSDEEAQALWRQSSTFVAAAWFEPFGFYHGLADPDGGPMIEDFFATSLALVGSPDTVTRQLEALQKRLPTQWIFAWNYISLIPNAIQLRSIERFWTKVLPRVS